In Thermus thermamylovorans, the genomic stretch CGTGTCCATGGAGATCTGGTACAACCTGAACCGGGAGGCCATCGAGCCCCTGGAGGCCCAGGGGCGCATCCAGCGCCTGGGGGTGAACTTCCCCGATGCGGTGCAGGGGTGGTTCGTCCCCACCTACGTGGTCCGGGGGGATCCCCAGCGGGGCATCCGGCCCATGGCCCCCTCCCTGCGCTCGGTCTTCGACCTGCCCCGGTACAAGGAGCTCTTCCGCGACCCCGAGGAGCCCAGCAAGGGGCGCTTCTACAACGGGGTTCTGGGCTGGTTCGCGGAGCGGATCAACACCCGCAAGCTCTACGCCTACGGCCTCCTGGACCACTTCACCAACTTCCGCCCGGGGACCGGGGAGGCCCTGGCGGCGGCCATCGCCTCCGCCTACCAGCGGGGGCAGCCCATCCTCTTCTACCACTGGGGCCCCACCTGGGTCCTGGGCCGCTTCGACCTGACCATGCTGGAGGAACCCCCCTTTGACCCCGAGGTCTGGCGGGAGCTGGAGCGGGAGGAGAGGCCCCGCCGGGCGGTGGCCTTCCCCCGGGAGGAGGTCTACATCGCCGTGAACACCCGCCTCCTGCGGGAGGCCCCCGAGGCGGTGGAGTTCCTGCGCCGCTACCGCACCTCCAACCAGCTGGTGAGCGAGCTGCTGGCCTACATGGAGGCCAACCGGGCCACGGAGGAGGAGGTGGCCCTGCACTTCCTCAGGACCTACCCGGAGGTCTGGACCGGCTGGGTTCCCGCCGAGGTGGCGGAGAGGGTGCGGCGGGCCCTGAACTGAGCCCGGCCTGGCCTGGGGGGGTCCGCCCTTCCAGGCCCTATGGAGGTCCGCGGTGGAGCTCCCTTTGGGCGAGTGGGTGAACCGGTTGGTGGACGAGCTGGTCTGGCGGTACGGGGAGGTCTTCGAGGGGATTTCCCAGGGGCTTTTGCGCTTCATCCTGGCCTTCGAGGCCCCCTTCCGGGCCCTCTCCTGGCCCTGGCTGGCGGGAGGGGTGGCCCTTCTGGCCTGGTTCCTGAGCCGCAGGCTATCCCTGGCCCTGGGGCTGGCCTTCGCCGTGTGGTTGCTGGCGGGCCTGGGCCTTTGGGACCAGGCCATGCAGACCCTGGCCCTGGTGGTCGCCGCGGTGGTCCTCTCCGTGGCGCTGGGCCTCCCCTTGGGCATCCTCATGGCCAAGAGCGACCGCTTCCGGGGCCTGATGCTCCCCCTGCTGGACGCCATGCAGACCATGCCCAGCTTTGTCTACCTCATCCCCGCCCTCCTCCTCTTCGGCCTGGGCAAGGTGCCCGCCCTGCTGGCCACCGTGGTCTACGCCGCCCCCCCCATGATCCGCCTCACCGACCTGGGCCTGCGCCTGGTGAGCCGGGAGGTGGTGGAGGCAGCGGAGGCCTACGGGGCCACCCCCTGGCAGCGCCTCCTCAAGGTGGAGCTGCCCCTGGCCCTCCCCAACCTCCTCACCGGGGTGAACCAGACCACCATGATGGCCCTGGCCATGGTGGTCATCGCCTCCATGATCGGGGCCCGGGGGCTGGGGGAGGAGGTGCTGCTGGGCATCCAGCGGCTGGACGTGGGCCGGGGGGCCGAGGCCGGGGTGGCCATCGTGGCCCTGGCCATCCTCATGGATCGCCTGACCCAGGCGGTGGGGCAGCGCAGCCTGCGGCGCTACCGGGAGGAGGGGCGATGAGCTACATCCGCCTGGAGGAGGTCTACAAGGTGTTCGGCCCCCGGGCCCGGCAGGTGGTGGAGGCCCTCCGGCAGGGCCTACCCCCGGAGAAGGGCCGGGCCCGGCACGCGGTGGGGCTCCGGGGGGTGAGCCTCGAGGTGCGGGAGGGGGAGCTTTTCGTCATCATGGGGCTTTCCGGCTCGGGCAAGTCCACCTTGCTGCGGGCGGTGAACCGCCTGGTGGAGCCCACGGCGGGGCGGGTCTGGGTGGGGGAGACCGAGGTGACGGCCCTCCCCCGAGGGGCCCTCCTCCGCTTCCGCCAGAGCACCTTCGGCATGGTCTTCCAGCACTTCGCCCTCCTCCCCCATCGCACCGTGCTGCAGAACGTGGCCTTCCCCCTGGAGCTCAAGGGCCTCCCCCGCGGGGTGCGGGAGGAGCGGGCCCGGGCCTGGCTGGAGCGGGTGGGCCTCCGGGGTTACGAGGGCCGTTACCCCGCCCAGCTTTCCGGGGGGCAGAAGCAGCGGGTGGGCCTGGCCCGGGCCCTGGCCGCCGACCCCCCGGTCCTCCTCATGGACGAGGCTTTCAGCGCCCTGGACCCCCTGATCCGCCGGGAGATGCAGGAGGAGCTCCTGCGCCTGCAGGGGGAGCTCAGGAAAACCGTCCTCTTCGTCACCCACGACCTGGACGAGGCCCTGAGGCTCGGGGACCGCATCGCCATCCTCAAGGACGGGGCGGTGGTGCAGGTGGGCACCCCCGAGGAGATCCTGGCCCGCCCCGCGGACGCCTACGTGGCCGCCTTCGTGGAGGGGGTGAGCCCGGCCAAGGTCCTGCGGGTGGAGGGCCTCCTGCGGGAGGCGGTGACGGTGACCCTGGGCCGGGAGGGGGTGCGGGCCGCCCTGCGGCGGATGGGGCAGGCGGGGGTGGGGACGGCCTACGTCCTGGACCCCCAGGGGCGGTTCCTGGGGGTGGTGCGGGCCGAGCGCCTGGCCGAGGCCCTGCGGGAGGGGGAGGCCCAGGACCTCTCCCCCCACCTGGAGCCCCTGCCCGCCCTCGCCCCCGGGCAGAGCCTGGAGGAGGCCCTGCCCCTTTTTGGCCGGACCCCCCTGCCCCTGCCGGTGGTGGGGGAGGACGGGCGCTTCCTGGGCATCGTCACCCGGGGCCGCCTCCTCGCCGCCCTGGCGGATCGGGGTGGAACCCCTTCCAAGCCGGCCCCTCCCGGGGTAGACTCCGGGGCATGAGCTGGTGGCAGGAGGCGGTGATCTACCAGGTCTACCCCCGGAGCTTCCAGGACACGGACGGGGACGGGATCGGGGACCTCGAGGGCATCCGCAGGCGGCTTCCCTACCTCAAGTCCCTGGGGGTGGGGGCCCTCTGGCTCTCCCCCTTCTACCGAAGTCCCATGCGGGACTTCGGCTACGACGTGGCCGACTACTGCCAGGTGGACCCCACCTTCGGCACCCTGGAGGACTTCGACCGCCTCCTCCGGGAGGCCCACGCCCTGGGGCTTAAGGTGCTCCTCGACCTGGTGCCCAACCACACCTCGGACCAGCACCCCTGGTTTTTGGAATCCCGCAGCTCCCGGGAAAACCCCAAGCGGGACTGGTACATCTGGAGGGATCCCGCGCCCCAGGGCGGCCCTCCCAACAACTGGCAGAGCTTCTTCGGGGGCCCCGCCTGGACCCTGGACGAGGGGACGGGGCAGTACTACCTCCACCTCTTCCTCCCGGAGCAGCCCGACCTCAACTGGCAGAACCCCGAGGTGCGGGAGGCCATCCAGGAGGTCATGCGCTTCTGGCTTAAGCGGGGGGTGGACGGCTTCCGGGTGGACGTCCTCTGGCTCCTCGCCAAGGATCCCCTCTTCCGGGACGAGCCGGGAAGCCCCCACTGGCGCCCTGGCCTCCCCGACCGGGCCCGGCACGAGCACCCCTTCACCGAGGACCAGCCGGAGACCTACGCCTACGTGCGGGAGATGCGCCAGGTGCTGGACGCGTTCAGCGAGCCCGGGCGGGAGCGGGTCATGGTGGGGGAGATCTACCTGCCCCTTTCCCGCCTGGTGCGCTACTACCGGGCGGGGTGCCACCTCCCCTTCAACTTCAGCCTGATCACCGAGGGCCTCCCCGACTGGCGGCCCGAGAACCTCGCCCGCCTGGTGGAGGCCTACGAGGGCCTCCTCACGCGCTGGGACTGGCCCAACTGGGTCCTGGGCAACCACGACCAGCCCCGCCTGGCCTCCCGCCTGGGGGAGGCCCAGGCCCGGGTGGCGGCCACCCTCCTCTTCACCCTCAGGGGCACCCCCACCTGGTACTACGGGGACGAGCTGGCCCTGCCGGGGGTGGAGATCCCCCCGGAAAGGGTGCAGGACCCTGCCCTCCGCCGCCAGCGGGACCGCGCCCCCACCCCCCTCCTCCCCCTGGGCCGCGACCCCAGCCGTACCCCCATGCCCTGGGACGCCTCCCCCCGTGCCGGCTTCTCCACGGCGGAGCCCTGGCTCCCCCTAAACCCCGACTGGCCCACCCGGAACGTGGCCGCCCAGGAGCAAGACCCCCGCTCCATGCTGCAGTTGGTGCGCCGCCTGATCGCCTTGCGGAAGGAACCCGAGCTCCTCCACGGGGCCTACCGCACCTACCGGGCGGCAGGCGGGGTCTACGCCTACCTGCGGGGGGAGGGCTGGCTGGTGGCCCTGAACCTCACCGACCGGGCCCAGGCCCTGGACCTTCCCCGGAAGGGGCGGGTGGTCCTCTCCACCCACCTGGACCGGGAGGAGGGGGTGGGGGAGACCCTCGCCCTGCGCCCGGACGAGGGGGCGGTGGTGCGGTTAGGCTAGGGGCATGGAGGACCTCTTCGCGGGGATGGCCGAGGGGTACGAGGCCTGGTACGAGACCCCCTTGGGGGCCTTCGCCATCGCCGAGGAGGAGCGGGCCCTGAAGGCCCTCCTCCCCCCCGGGGAGAGCCTCCTGGAGGTGGGGGCAGGGACGGGGTACTGGCTCAGGCGGCTTCCCTACCCCAGGAAGGTGGCCCTGGAGCCCTCCCCCGACATGCTCCGGGTGGGGCGGGCGAGGACGCCGGAGGCGGCGTGGGTGGCGGGCCGGGGGGAGGCTCTGCCCTTTCCGGAGGGGAGCTTTGACGTGGTCCTGGTCTTCACCGTGCTGGAGTTTGTGGAGGACGTGGGGAAAACCCTTTCCGAGGCGAGAAGGGTCCTGCGGCGCGGGGGAAGCCTGCTGGTGGGGATCCTCGAGGCCCTCTCCCCCTGGGGGGCCCTTTACCGCCGCCTGGGGGAGGAGGGGGTAAAGCCCTGGAGCGGGGCCCGCCTCCTCACCCGGGAGGACCTCCGCCGGCTCCTGGGCCCCCCGGAGGCCGAGGGGGAGGCGGTCTTCCTGGCCCCCGAGGCCAGGCCCCCCTTCGGGGAGGCGGACGCCGCCGGCAGGCGGGCGGGGAACCGGCCTGCCCTATACTTGGGGAGATGGCGGTGAAGGCCCTCTTCGCCCTCTACCCCCTGCTACAGGGGGACTTCCGGGCGGTGGAAAAGGCCCTCTCGGCCCTGGAGGCGAGCGGGGTGGCCTACCGGGTCTTCCCCACCCACACCGAGCTCTCCGGGGAGGAGGAGGGGGTCTTCCAGGCCCTGAAGGCGGCCTACCTGGCCGCGGCGGAGGAGGGGGGTACGGTCCTCTGGGCCCTCCTTACCAACGCCTGCGAGACGAGGGACCCCTTCCGCCAGCCGGAGCGGCTGGCCCGCTTTCCCCCCCTGGAGATCGCCCGGAAGGCCCTGGAGGGCCTCGAGGCCCGAAGCGCCCTGGACCTGGGCACGGGAACCGGGGTCTTCGCCGAGGCCTTCGCCCGCTTGGGCCTCTTCGCCGTGGGGGTGGACCCTCGGGCCGACCGCCTGGAGGTGGCCCGGGCCCGGGTCCCTGGGGCCCGCTTCCTGGAGGGCCGCGCCGAGGAGCTCCCCTTCCCCGAGGGGAGCTTCGACCTGGCCTTCTTCGGCCTCAGCCTCCACCACCTGGACCCCCTCCCCGCCCTCCGGGAGGCGGCCCGGGTGGCCTGGCGGGTGGCGGTCCTGGAGTGGCCCCACCGGGAGGAAGGGGTGGGCCCTCCCCTGGAAAGGCGGTTCACCCCGGAGGCCCTGGCCGCCCTCTTCCAGCAGGCCCTGGGGAGCCCGCCCCGCCTTTGGCAGGAGGCGGGCTACCTCTTGGCCCTCTGGGAAAGGGGCGGTGGCGGGACCTTGGGGGAGGACCAGGAGCTGCCGCAAGGGCTTTGACCCCTCTCCGCGCTGGTTCCATCAGCGTGGGGGCCACGGCGGAAGGACGGGCGGACCTCTTTGGAGCGGAAGGGGGGAGGATGGGGCGACAAAGGGTATCGCACCCTCCCCTTTACCCTAGGAGGGAGGGGCTGTAGGCGGAGCGCCACACCCCTCGGTAGCGCTCCACCTCTGCCTGCCAGCGGGTTTCGTCCCAGCCCAGGGCGGG encodes the following:
- a CDS encoding alpha-amylase family glycosyl hydrolase: MSWWQEAVIYQVYPRSFQDTDGDGIGDLEGIRRRLPYLKSLGVGALWLSPFYRSPMRDFGYDVADYCQVDPTFGTLEDFDRLLREAHALGLKVLLDLVPNHTSDQHPWFLESRSSRENPKRDWYIWRDPAPQGGPPNNWQSFFGGPAWTLDEGTGQYYLHLFLPEQPDLNWQNPEVREAIQEVMRFWLKRGVDGFRVDVLWLLAKDPLFRDEPGSPHWRPGLPDRARHEHPFTEDQPETYAYVREMRQVLDAFSEPGRERVMVGEIYLPLSRLVRYYRAGCHLPFNFSLITEGLPDWRPENLARLVEAYEGLLTRWDWPNWVLGNHDQPRLASRLGEAQARVAATLLFTLRGTPTWYYGDELALPGVEIPPERVQDPALRRQRDRAPTPLLPLGRDPSRTPMPWDASPRAGFSTAEPWLPLNPDWPTRNVAAQEQDPRSMLQLVRRLIALRKEPELLHGAYRTYRAAGGVYAYLRGEGWLVALNLTDRAQALDLPRKGRVVLSTHLDREEGVGETLALRPDEGAVVRLG
- a CDS encoding class I SAM-dependent methyltransferase: MAVKALFALYPLLQGDFRAVEKALSALEASGVAYRVFPTHTELSGEEEGVFQALKAAYLAAAEEGGTVLWALLTNACETRDPFRQPERLARFPPLEIARKALEGLEARSALDLGTGTGVFAEAFARLGLFAVGVDPRADRLEVARARVPGARFLEGRAEELPFPEGSFDLAFFGLSLHHLDPLPALREAARVAWRVAVLEWPHREEGVGPPLERRFTPEALAALFQQALGSPPRLWQEAGYLLALWERGGGGTLGEDQELPQGL
- a CDS encoding ABC transporter substrate-binding protein, which translates into the protein MLLVLFLLLGLGQAQRCSTQRPIVFADYDWESARVHNRIAQFILERGYGCRTDTLPGTSIPLLTGLARGNVHVSMEIWYNLNREAIEPLEAQGRIQRLGVNFPDAVQGWFVPTYVVRGDPQRGIRPMAPSLRSVFDLPRYKELFRDPEEPSKGRFYNGVLGWFAERINTRKLYAYGLLDHFTNFRPGTGEALAAAIASAYQRGQPILFYHWGPTWVLGRFDLTMLEEPPFDPEVWRELEREERPRRAVAFPREEVYIAVNTRLLREAPEAVEFLRRYRTSNQLVSELLAYMEANRATEEEVALHFLRTYPEVWTGWVPAEVAERVRRALN
- a CDS encoding quaternary amine ABC transporter ATP-binding protein; its protein translation is MSYIRLEEVYKVFGPRARQVVEALRQGLPPEKGRARHAVGLRGVSLEVREGELFVIMGLSGSGKSTLLRAVNRLVEPTAGRVWVGETEVTALPRGALLRFRQSTFGMVFQHFALLPHRTVLQNVAFPLELKGLPRGVREERARAWLERVGLRGYEGRYPAQLSGGQKQRVGLARALAADPPVLLMDEAFSALDPLIRREMQEELLRLQGELRKTVLFVTHDLDEALRLGDRIAILKDGAVVQVGTPEEILARPADAYVAAFVEGVSPAKVLRVEGLLREAVTVTLGREGVRAALRRMGQAGVGTAYVLDPQGRFLGVVRAERLAEALREGEAQDLSPHLEPLPALAPGQSLEEALPLFGRTPLPLPVVGEDGRFLGIVTRGRLLAALADRGGTPSKPAPPGVDSGA
- a CDS encoding class I SAM-dependent methyltransferase, coding for MEDLFAGMAEGYEAWYETPLGAFAIAEEERALKALLPPGESLLEVGAGTGYWLRRLPYPRKVALEPSPDMLRVGRARTPEAAWVAGRGEALPFPEGSFDVVLVFTVLEFVEDVGKTLSEARRVLRRGGSLLVGILEALSPWGALYRRLGEEGVKPWSGARLLTREDLRRLLGPPEAEGEAVFLAPEARPPFGEADAAGRRAGNRPALYLGRWR
- a CDS encoding ABC transporter permease; its protein translation is MELPLGEWVNRLVDELVWRYGEVFEGISQGLLRFILAFEAPFRALSWPWLAGGVALLAWFLSRRLSLALGLAFAVWLLAGLGLWDQAMQTLALVVAAVVLSVALGLPLGILMAKSDRFRGLMLPLLDAMQTMPSFVYLIPALLLFGLGKVPALLATVVYAAPPMIRLTDLGLRLVSREVVEAAEAYGATPWQRLLKVELPLALPNLLTGVNQTTMMALAMVVIASMIGARGLGEEVLLGIQRLDVGRGAEAGVAIVALAILMDRLTQAVGQRSLRRYREEGR